Proteins encoded within one genomic window of Flavobacterium sp. NG2:
- the trpC gene encoding indole-3-glycerol phosphate synthase TrpC: MNILDKIIVDKKREVVLKKSIIPVSQLEASVFFGKKTISLSNNLRNSTSGIIAEHKRRSPSKSVINHGFTVEEVVKGYEDAGACGISVLTDGKYFGGSLDDLLLARASVEIPLLRKEFIVDEYQILEAKAHGADLILLIAAVLTRDEIKSLSEFAQGLGLEVLLEVHNQEELEKSIMPTLNMIGVNNRNLKTFEVSLDFSKQLADQIPNDFVKVSESGISSIEAINELKPYGYKGFLIGENFMKTDNAGKAATEFISKLT; this comes from the coding sequence ATGAATATTTTAGATAAAATTATAGTTGACAAAAAACGTGAAGTCGTTCTTAAAAAATCAATCATCCCCGTTTCACAATTAGAGGCTTCTGTCTTTTTTGGGAAGAAAACAATCTCCTTAAGTAACAATTTAAGAAATAGTACTTCAGGAATTATTGCCGAGCACAAACGCCGTTCTCCATCCAAATCAGTGATTAATCACGGTTTTACAGTGGAAGAAGTTGTAAAAGGATACGAAGATGCTGGTGCTTGTGGAATCTCCGTTTTGACCGATGGAAAATACTTTGGTGGTTCCTTAGATGATTTACTATTAGCAAGAGCTTCTGTCGAAATTCCTTTGTTACGCAAAGAATTCATCGTTGACGAATACCAAATCCTAGAAGCCAAAGCCCACGGTGCCGATTTAATTTTGCTTATCGCAGCTGTTTTGACTCGTGACGAAATCAAATCGCTTTCTGAGTTTGCGCAAGGTTTAGGATTGGAAGTTTTACTAGAAGTACACAACCAAGAAGAACTAGAAAAATCAATTATGCCAACGTTAAACATGATTGGTGTAAATAATAGAAACCTAAAAACATTCGAAGTAAGCCTAGATTTCAGTAAGCAACTAGCAGATCAAATCCCAAATGATTTTGTAAAAGTATCTGAAAGTGGTATCTCTTCTATCGAAGCCATCAACGAATTAAAGCCTTACGGTTACAAAGGATTCTTAATTGGAGAAAACTTCATGAAAACGGATAATGCTGGTAAAGCAGCAACGGAGTTTATATCAAAATTAACTTAA
- a CDS encoding mechanosensitive ion channel family protein — MNEQINQILYDPIIGKLATIFIGVTIIWLIIKALQKNLVTKIKDTDNRYKAKKFSSFIGYFLSIVLLTVIFSDRLGGLTVALGVAGAGIAFALQEVIASVAGWLAIMFGGFYKTGDRVQLGGIKGDVMDIGVLRTTIMETGQWVDGDLYNGRIVLIANSFVFKEPVFNYSGDFPFLWDEIKIPIQFGSDYDKVNEILLEVGKEVAGDLTAQSHEKWIAMQNKYLLEDAQTEPMVSLIFNDNWVEYTLRYVVSYKKRRATKTQLFTKILKKVDACQGSIKFASATFQLVEAPDFNVNIKNNR, encoded by the coding sequence ATGAACGAACAAATTAATCAGATACTGTATGACCCTATAATTGGGAAACTTGCAACTATTTTTATTGGTGTCACCATAATATGGCTTATCATCAAAGCCTTGCAAAAAAATTTGGTTACCAAAATTAAGGATACAGACAACCGTTACAAGGCTAAAAAATTCAGCAGTTTTATTGGTTACTTCCTTTCTATAGTGTTGCTTACGGTTATCTTTAGTGACAGACTAGGCGGACTTACAGTAGCATTAGGAGTAGCGGGTGCTGGAATTGCTTTTGCATTACAAGAAGTCATTGCCAGTGTAGCGGGTTGGTTGGCCATTATGTTTGGTGGGTTTTACAAAACTGGTGATCGTGTACAGCTAGGTGGAATTAAAGGTGACGTGATGGATATTGGGGTCTTGCGTACTACCATCATGGAAACTGGACAATGGGTAGATGGCGATTTATACAATGGCCGCATAGTTCTCATTGCCAACAGTTTCGTTTTCAAAGAGCCCGTTTTTAATTACTCAGGTGATTTTCCGTTTCTATGGGACGAAATTAAGATTCCAATCCAATTTGGAAGTGATTACGATAAAGTCAACGAAATTTTACTAGAAGTAGGAAAAGAAGTTGCAGGGGACTTAACGGCGCAATCTCATGAAAAATGGATTGCCATGCAAAACAAATACCTGTTAGAAGATGCTCAAACAGAACCTATGGTTTCCTTGATTTTCAATGACAACTGGGTTGAATATACCTTACGATATGTAGTAAGCTATAAAAAACGGAGAGCAACTAAAACGCAATTATTTACCAAAATATTAAAAAAAGTAGATGCCTGTCAAGGAAGTATCAAATTTGCGTCGGCTACTTTTCAACTGGTGGAAGCACCTGATTTTAATGTTAACATAAAAAATAATAGATAA
- a CDS encoding aminodeoxychorismate/anthranilate synthase component II has protein sequence MKKILVIDNYDSFTYNLVHYLEDLNCEVTVYRNDEFDIDEIAHFDKILLSPGPGIPDEAGLLKPVIEKYGATKSIFGVCLGQQAIGEVYGGTLSNLDKVYHGVATNVKTVVDDEILFQGLENEFEVGRYHSWVVDATLPEVLEATSFDENGQVMSLRHKTFDVRGVQFHPESVLTPTGKKMLENWVNN, from the coding sequence ATGAAAAAAATATTAGTCATAGACAATTACGATAGTTTCACTTATAATTTAGTGCATTATCTTGAAGATTTAAACTGCGAAGTAACCGTGTATCGAAATGATGAATTTGATATTGATGAAATAGCGCATTTCGATAAAATATTACTATCACCAGGACCAGGTATTCCTGATGAAGCGGGCTTACTTAAACCCGTAATTGAAAAATATGGTGCTACCAAAAGTATTTTTGGAGTTTGCCTTGGACAACAAGCCATTGGTGAAGTTTACGGAGGAACACTATCAAACCTTGATAAAGTCTATCATGGTGTGGCTACTAATGTAAAAACAGTAGTTGATGACGAAATCTTATTCCAAGGATTAGAAAACGAATTTGAAGTTGGCCGCTACCATTCATGGGTTGTAGATGCTACTTTACCCGAAGTTTTAGAAGCTACTTCATTTGACGAAAACGGACAAGTAATGTCGCTGCGTCACAAAACATTTGATGTAAGAGGCGTACAATTTCACCCTGAAAGCGTATTAACTCCTACAGGTAAAAAAATGCTAGAAAACTGGGTCAACAATTAG
- the trpA gene encoding tryptophan synthase subunit alpha, whose protein sequence is MNRINQKLQEDKKILSIYFSAGYPNLNDSVQIIEDLEKNGVDLIEIGLPFSDPLADGPTIQASSTQALHNGMTTEVLFNQLKDIRKTVSIPLIIMGYFNPMLQYGVEAFCAKCAEIGIDGLIIPDLPVDVYADQYKAIFEKYGLINVFLITPQTSDERIRFIDSVSNGFIYMVSSASVTGSQSGFGNTQEDYFKRIAGMNLKNPQIIGFGINNAETFKQATEHAKGAIIGSAYINHLTENGSKKNAEFVKAIR, encoded by the coding sequence ATGAACAGAATCAATCAAAAATTACAAGAAGATAAAAAGATACTTTCCATCTATTTTTCAGCTGGATACCCTAACCTTAACGATAGCGTCCAAATCATTGAGGATTTAGAAAAAAACGGTGTCGATTTAATCGAAATCGGATTGCCTTTTAGCGACCCTTTGGCGGATGGACCAACCATTCAAGCCAGTTCAACACAAGCTTTACACAACGGAATGACGACCGAAGTCCTATTCAATCAATTGAAAGACATTCGTAAAACCGTTTCGATTCCGTTGATTATTATGGGATATTTCAACCCGATGTTACAATATGGTGTAGAAGCCTTTTGTGCTAAATGTGCCGAAATAGGAATCGACGGATTAATCATCCCAGACCTTCCTGTTGATGTATATGCAGACCAATACAAAGCTATTTTTGAAAAATACGGCCTAATCAACGTATTCTTAATCACACCGCAAACCAGCGACGAACGTATCCGTTTTATTGATAGTGTTTCTAATGGATTTATCTATATGGTAAGTTCAGCAAGTGTGACAGGTTCACAATCTGGTTTTGGAAACACACAAGAAGACTATTTCAAGCGTATCGCAGGAATGAACCTTAAGAATCCACAAATCATTGGTTTTGGAATCAACAATGCCGAAACCTTCAAACAAGCTACAGAGCACGCCAAAGGAGCGATTATAGGTAGTGCTTACATCAACCACCTTACCGAAAACGGAAGCAAGAAAAATGCCGAATTCGTGAAAGCTATTCGATAA
- a CDS encoding mechanosensitive ion channel domain-containing protein, which yields MKNFITKTAFLLFLVVATATYSQEKLAIKKDSIKAKDSLNTALLTEYNSKIAQIEKQRIQDSVKRAGLESKLNSLKTTDNLKKEALLKQIEELNNQDRIRIEKKKAQIDALRSTAKAYPVKGFFDDTLFLIYSKLGSFSASDRADAISNRVQQLADHFTFTKDSLKIVPSETVLDITYGEKIIMSISENDAIWNGSSKEALAQKYQSIIANSVSHYKNETSTSTLIKEVGTALLILSILAIVLFYINRFFNWTALNIEGKKGNRLKGFTIKNYTLFDEERQVSFVLFLNKLLKWIVNLVLIYVTLPVLFGIFPWTKNFANTLFGYVLTPLKNIGLSIWNYLPNLITIIVIYFVFHYVLKGIEFLKEEIAKGNLQLTNFYPEWANPTYQIIRVLLYAFMFVLIFKYLPGSDSPIFQGVSVFLGFLFTFGSSGALSNVIAGIVLTYMRLFKIGDRVKIGDITGNVIEKSLLVTRIKTIKNEIISIPNSTVMNSHTTNYTSETLTQGLIIHTTITIGYDVPWKTVHQALLNAADRTNLLLKEPKPFVLQTSLDDFYVSYQINAHTKDANKQAIIYSDLHQNIQDCCNELGIEILSPHYRAARDGNRTTIPESYLPQDYQTPSFNVNMDKK from the coding sequence ATGAAAAATTTCATCACTAAAACTGCTTTTCTTCTCTTTTTAGTCGTTGCAACAGCTACTTATAGTCAAGAAAAATTAGCTATAAAAAAGGATTCAATAAAAGCCAAAGATTCTTTGAACACAGCTTTACTAACGGAATACAATAGTAAGATTGCGCAAATTGAGAAACAGCGAATTCAAGATTCTGTAAAAAGAGCTGGTTTAGAGTCCAAATTAAATTCGCTTAAAACTACTGATAATTTAAAAAAAGAAGCCCTTCTAAAGCAAATAGAAGAACTCAACAACCAAGATAGAATACGTATTGAGAAGAAAAAAGCACAAATAGATGCCTTGCGTTCAACTGCAAAAGCTTATCCTGTAAAAGGCTTTTTTGACGATACTTTGTTTTTGATTTACAGCAAACTAGGAAGCTTCTCAGCCAGTGATAGAGCTGATGCCATTAGTAATCGTGTGCAACAATTAGCAGATCATTTTACATTTACAAAAGATTCGCTGAAGATTGTTCCTTCTGAGACGGTTTTAGATATTACCTATGGTGAAAAAATCATTATGAGTATCTCTGAAAACGATGCCATTTGGAATGGCAGTAGTAAAGAAGCACTGGCTCAAAAATACCAATCGATTATTGCAAATTCAGTAAGTCATTATAAAAACGAAACAAGCACCTCGACTTTAATAAAAGAAGTTGGTACTGCTTTATTGATTCTATCTATCTTAGCCATTGTACTTTTTTACATCAACCGTTTTTTCAATTGGACGGCCTTAAATATCGAAGGAAAGAAAGGAAATCGCTTAAAAGGTTTTACAATAAAAAACTATACTTTATTTGATGAAGAAAGACAAGTATCATTTGTTTTGTTTTTGAATAAATTATTGAAGTGGATTGTAAATTTAGTTCTCATCTACGTTACTTTACCGGTGTTATTTGGAATTTTCCCTTGGACCAAAAACTTTGCAAATACCCTTTTTGGCTATGTACTGACTCCTTTAAAAAATATTGGTTTAAGTATTTGGAATTATTTACCCAATTTAATTACCATCATTGTCATCTATTTTGTATTTCATTATGTTTTAAAAGGCATTGAATTCTTAAAAGAGGAAATCGCAAAAGGAAACTTACAGTTAACGAATTTTTATCCCGAATGGGCAAATCCTACCTACCAAATAATAAGAGTGCTTTTGTACGCTTTTATGTTTGTGTTAATTTTCAAATATTTACCAGGTAGTGATTCTCCTATCTTTCAAGGAGTTTCTGTTTTTCTTGGTTTTTTGTTTACATTTGGTTCTTCGGGTGCGTTATCAAATGTTATTGCAGGAATCGTTTTAACTTATATGCGATTATTCAAAATTGGGGATCGTGTCAAGATAGGAGACATCACTGGAAATGTAATCGAAAAATCGCTTTTGGTCACTAGAATTAAGACAATAAAAAACGAAATTATTTCTATTCCTAATTCAACGGTTATGAACAGTCACACTACGAATTACACTAGTGAAACCTTAACACAAGGATTAATCATTCATACCACAATAACCATTGGATATGATGTACCATGGAAGACCGTTCACCAAGCTTTATTAAACGCTGCTGACAGAACTAATTTACTTTTAAAAGAACCTAAACCCTTTGTTCTACAAACGAGTTTAGATGATTTTTATGTGTCTTATCAAATTAATGCACATACAAAAGATGCTAATAAACAAGCTATAATCTATTCTGATTTACATCAAAACATTCAAGATTGTTGTAACGAATTAGGTATCGAAATCTTATCTCCTCATTACCGAGCAGCTAGAGACGGAAACAGAACCACTATCCCTGAAAGTTATTTACCCCAAGACTATCAAACACCTAGTTTTAATGTAAATATGGATAAAAAATAA
- a CDS encoding anthranilate synthase component I family protein, whose product MKPFILKTHYKQILADMITPVSVYLKIRDKFPNSLLLESSDYHGNDNSFSYICCNPIASIKIENETIYKSFPDGTSETIAIDSKTNIPDIIQEFSGQFKSEKNDFKFINNGLFGYISYDAVRYFEKVTIAKKENSNTIPDVYYAVYQNIIAINHFKNQAYIFSHSLDGRNNIAELEQLLQSRNLATYQFTRDGEGFSNLTDEEFKQNVALAKKHCYRGDVFQLVLSRRFTQGFKGDEFNVYRALRSINPSPYLFFFDYGDFKIFGSSPEAQIIVKDRKAEIHPIAGTFKRTGDDEKDAVLAKQLSEDKKENSEHVMLVDLARNDLSRHGHNVNVERYREVQFFSHVIHLVSKVTGHLHDNATTLQVVADTFPAGTLSGAPKHRAMQLIEDYEKTNRNFYGGAIGFMDFEGNFNHAIMIRTFLSKNHQLHSQAGAGIVASSDEESEMQEVYNKLRALNTALDLAETI is encoded by the coding sequence TTGAAACCTTTTATACTTAAAACACATTACAAGCAAATCCTAGCAGATATGATAACTCCTGTTAGTGTATATCTAAAAATTAGAGATAAATTCCCTAATAGTTTGTTGCTGGAAAGTAGCGACTATCATGGAAACGATAATAGTTTTTCGTATATCTGCTGCAATCCTATTGCATCGATAAAGATCGAAAATGAAACTATCTATAAATCTTTCCCTGATGGAACTTCTGAAACAATTGCGATTGATTCAAAAACGAACATCCCTGATATTATCCAAGAATTTTCAGGTCAGTTTAAGTCTGAGAAAAATGATTTCAAATTCATTAATAATGGATTATTTGGATACATTTCTTATGATGCCGTGCGTTATTTTGAAAAAGTAACCATTGCTAAAAAAGAAAACAGCAATACCATACCTGATGTCTATTATGCAGTGTACCAAAACATCATTGCAATCAATCATTTCAAGAACCAAGCATATATCTTTAGCCATAGTTTAGACGGTAGAAACAACATTGCTGAATTAGAGCAGTTATTACAATCTAGAAACTTAGCTACCTATCAATTTACGAGAGATGGCGAAGGATTTTCAAATTTAACAGACGAAGAATTCAAACAAAATGTAGCCTTGGCTAAAAAACACTGCTACCGTGGTGATGTGTTTCAATTAGTATTGTCTAGACGTTTCACACAAGGATTCAAAGGAGATGAATTTAATGTTTACAGAGCGTTGCGAAGCATCAATCCTTCTCCCTATTTATTCTTTTTTGATTATGGTGATTTCAAAATATTTGGTTCTTCCCCTGAAGCTCAAATTATTGTAAAAGACCGTAAAGCTGAGATACATCCTATTGCTGGTACTTTCAAGCGTACTGGTGACGACGAAAAAGATGCGGTACTTGCAAAACAATTATCAGAAGATAAAAAAGAAAACAGCGAACACGTAATGCTTGTTGACTTAGCTCGTAATGACCTTAGCCGCCACGGACACAATGTAAATGTAGAACGCTACAGAGAAGTTCAATTCTTTTCTCACGTTATCCATTTGGTATCCAAAGTTACTGGTCATTTGCATGACAATGCCACTACCCTACAAGTTGTAGCCGATACTTTCCCTGCAGGGACTTTAAGTGGAGCTCCTAAACATAGAGCCATGCAGTTGATTGAAGATTATGAGAAAACCAATCGTAATTTCTATGGTGGAGCCATCGGTTTTATGGATTTTGAAGGCAACTTTAACCATGCCATTATGATTCGAACTTTTTTAAGCAAAAATCATCAATTACACTCTCAAGCTGGAGCTGGAATAGTTGCTAGTTCTGACGAAGAAAGTGAAATGCAAGAAGTTTATAATAAACTAAGAGCCTTAAATACCGCTTTAGATTTAGCAGAAACAATATAA
- a CDS encoding gamma-glutamylcyclotransferase family protein encodes MAKLFAYGTLKDIDTQQTIFGRILKGEHDVLKGFTVSEIKIEEEFGIAKYPILEESENPTDVVSGMLFEITEEDIHLADTYEGLHYRRIEVKLESGEVAWAYIVTN; translated from the coding sequence ATGGCAAAATTATTCGCATACGGAACTCTAAAAGACATAGATACTCAGCAAACCATTTTTGGTCGCATACTCAAAGGAGAACATGATGTATTGAAAGGATTTACCGTTTCTGAAATCAAAATCGAAGAGGAGTTTGGAATAGCTAAATATCCTATTTTAGAAGAATCAGAAAACCCAACAGATGTGGTTAGTGGAATGTTATTTGAAATAACCGAAGAAGACATCCATCTAGCAGACACTTACGAAGGACTGCACTACAGACGCATCGAGGTAAAACTAGAATCAGGAGAAGTAGCTTGGGCGTATATCGTTACCAACTAA
- the trpD gene encoding anthranilate phosphoribosyltransferase — protein MKNILNRLINHEILSKEEAKNVLVNISSGNYNPSQIAAFLTVYMMRSISIDELAGFREALLDLCIRVDLSDYNTIDLCGTGGDGKDTFNISTLASFVAAGAGIKVAKHGNYGVSSISGSSNVMEQLGIKFSNDNDFLRKCMEKAGICILHAPLFHPAMKNVGPIRKELGVKTFFNMLGPMVNPAFPQNQLVGVFNLELARMYGYLYQNTDRNFTILHSLDGYDEVSLTCPTKFISNTKEGILNPSDFGVKHLLQSEIEGGKTIEESAQLFTTIIAGKGNEAQSNVVCANAAMAIATVTGCTPLEGFEQAKESLFSGKGLEALNILKNLSSQQ, from the coding sequence ATGAAAAATATTTTAAACAGACTAATCAATCACGAAATACTCTCTAAAGAGGAAGCCAAAAACGTGTTGGTAAACATCTCTAGTGGCAATTACAATCCGAGTCAAATAGCAGCTTTTTTAACTGTTTATATGATGCGAAGTATTAGTATTGATGAGTTAGCGGGTTTTAGAGAAGCCTTACTTGATTTGTGTATTCGAGTTGATTTATCGGATTACAATACCATTGATTTATGCGGAACTGGTGGTGATGGAAAAGACACTTTCAATATTTCGACTTTAGCCTCTTTTGTGGCAGCTGGTGCAGGAATAAAAGTTGCTAAGCATGGAAATTATGGGGTTTCCTCAATATCTGGTTCTAGTAACGTAATGGAACAATTAGGTATCAAATTTAGCAATGATAATGATTTTCTAAGAAAATGTATGGAAAAAGCGGGTATCTGTATTTTACACGCTCCTTTATTTCATCCCGCAATGAAAAACGTGGGGCCAATTCGTAAAGAATTAGGGGTAAAAACCTTCTTCAATATGTTAGGTCCAATGGTAAACCCTGCCTTTCCACAAAACCAATTAGTAGGTGTTTTTAATCTCGAATTGGCTCGTATGTATGGCTATTTGTATCAAAACACAGATAGAAACTTTACCATTTTACATTCATTAGACGGATATGATGAAGTATCATTGACATGTCCTACTAAATTCATTTCAAACACCAAAGAAGGAATATTAAATCCATCCGATTTTGGTGTTAAACATTTATTGCAATCGGAAATTGAAGGAGGAAAAACCATTGAAGAATCAGCGCAACTATTTACTACTATTATCGCAGGTAAAGGAAATGAAGCGCAATCTAATGTGGTTTGTGCCAATGCAGCCATGGCAATTGCTACAGTAACAGGATGTACCCCTCTTGAAGGATTTGAGCAGGCCAAAGAAAGTTTGTTTTCAGGAAAAGGATTAGAAGCACTCAATATTCTGAAAAATCTAAGCAGTCAACAATAA
- a CDS encoding mechanosensitive ion channel family protein encodes MNEYLDKVIFTNTTHVITVGSILALVGFLILINIVLRILQKSINSYGKIDEGKKYSIYSLLKYFIYVFAFTFSLEILGFNISLLVAGSAALLVGLGLGIQNLFSDYVSGIIILFDNSVKIGDVIQVNDIVCQVMEINLRTTIVLTRDDKYIILPNTDLTRNPLINWTHNAKAARFEFSVGVSYSSDVTIVKRILKDSAMKHTAILKGKEPFVRFDDFGDSALTFTLFFWSEEVFRVENIKGELREIIIEAFRKENIEIPFPQRVIHQS; translated from the coding sequence ATGAACGAATATCTAGACAAAGTAATTTTTACAAATACTACTCATGTTATTACGGTAGGTTCCATTTTAGCATTGGTTGGTTTTCTTATTTTAATAAATATTGTACTTAGAATTCTTCAAAAATCCATTAATTCATATGGAAAAATTGATGAAGGAAAAAAATACTCTATTTACTCCTTATTAAAATATTTCATTTATGTTTTTGCCTTTACCTTTTCTTTAGAGATTTTAGGTTTTAATATTTCTTTACTAGTAGCTGGTTCTGCTGCCTTGTTAGTAGGTTTAGGTTTAGGTATTCAAAATTTATTCAGTGACTATGTTTCTGGAATTATCATTCTTTTTGATAATAGCGTCAAAATTGGAGATGTAATTCAAGTTAATGACATTGTATGCCAAGTAATGGAAATCAACCTTAGAACCACAATCGTATTAACTAGAGATGATAAATATATTATTCTACCCAATACCGATTTAACTCGTAATCCTTTAATCAATTGGACACATAATGCTAAAGCAGCTCGATTTGAATTTTCAGTAGGAGTTTCATACAGTTCAGACGTGACTATCGTTAAAAGAATATTGAAAGACTCCGCAATGAAACATACGGCAATTTTAAAAGGCAAAGAACCATTTGTTCGCTTTGATGATTTTGGAGACTCAGCACTAACATTTACCCTCTTTTTTTGGTCAGAAGAAGTTTTTCGAGTAGAAAATATAAAAGGCGAATTGAGAGAAATCATTATAGAAGCCTTTCGAAAAGAAAATATTGAAATTCCGTTCCCACAACGTGTTATTCACCAATCATAA
- the trpB gene encoding tryptophan synthase subunit beta, with the protein MTSYNVDEKGYYGEFGGAYIPEMLYPNVEELRQQYLTITAEPEFKKEFDQLLKDYVGRPSPLYFATRLSEKYGTKIYLKREDLNHTGAHKINNTIGQILVAKKLGKKRIIAETGAGQHGVATATVCALMGLECIVYMGEIDIERQAPNVARMKMLGATVRPALSGSRTLKDATNEAIRDWINNPVDTHYIIGSAIGPHPYPDMVTRFQSIISEEIKWQLKEKEGRENPDYVVACIGGGSNAAGTYYHFLHEPEVGIIAVEAAGKGVNSGHSAATSKLGKVGVIHGCKTLLMQTPDGQITEPYSISAGLDYPGVGPMHAHLATTGRAEFYSITDDEAMKSGLELCKLEGIIPAIESSHALAVLNEKKFKPTDVVVICLSGRGDKDLSTYIDHFNL; encoded by the coding sequence ATGACATCATATAACGTAGATGAAAAAGGCTATTATGGCGAATTTGGTGGGGCATACATCCCTGAAATGTTGTATCCTAATGTAGAAGAATTACGCCAACAATACCTGACTATCACCGCTGAACCTGAATTCAAAAAGGAATTTGACCAATTATTGAAAGATTATGTTGGTCGCCCTAGTCCCTTGTATTTTGCTACACGTTTGTCTGAAAAATACGGAACTAAAATTTATCTAAAGCGTGAAGACCTGAATCATACAGGAGCACACAAAATCAACAATACGATTGGCCAAATCTTAGTGGCTAAAAAACTAGGAAAGAAACGTATCATTGCTGAAACTGGAGCAGGGCAACACGGAGTGGCTACGGCTACCGTTTGTGCTTTGATGGGATTAGAATGTATCGTTTATATGGGCGAAATCGACATTGAGCGTCAAGCGCCAAACGTTGCCCGTATGAAAATGCTCGGAGCAACCGTTCGACCAGCCTTATCAGGTTCTCGTACGTTGAAAGATGCAACAAACGAAGCGATTCGCGACTGGATTAACAATCCTGTTGATACGCATTATATCATCGGTTCAGCCATTGGGCCACACCCTTATCCTGATATGGTGACTCGTTTTCAGAGCATCATTTCTGAGGAAATCAAATGGCAGTTAAAAGAAAAAGAAGGACGTGAAAACCCTGATTATGTAGTCGCTTGTATCGGGGGTGGAAGCAACGCTGCAGGAACTTATTACCACTTTTTACACGAGCCAGAGGTGGGAATCATCGCTGTCGAAGCAGCTGGAAAAGGCGTTAATAGTGGTCACAGTGCAGCTACAAGTAAACTCGGAAAAGTGGGCGTTATCCACGGTTGTAAAACCTTATTAATGCAAACTCCTGATGGTCAAATCACTGAGCCGTATTCAATATCTGCAGGATTGGATTACCCTGGTGTTGGACCTATGCACGCGCATTTGGCAACCACAGGTCGTGCCGAATTTTATTCAATTACAGATGACGAAGCCATGAAATCTGGTTTGGAATTGTGTAAACTCGAAGGAATTATTCCAGCGATTGAATCCTCACACGCTTTGGCGGTTTTGAACGAGAAAAAATTCAAACCTACAGACGTGGTCGTAATCTGTTTATCAGGTCGCGGTGACAAAGATTTGAGTACTTATATAGATCATTTTAATCTATAA
- a CDS encoding phosphoribosylanthranilate isomerase: protein MKYPDNIVELGALLPDYMGFIFWEKSARHFEGTIPALPASIKKTGVFVNETLANVIDKVNQHDLQAVQLHGKETVAYCTELKSELKKLKPAQTQIEIIKVFSILDDFNFEVLAPFESVCDYFLFDTKGKLPGGNGTTFDWTVLKDYPSSKPFFLSGGIGLDEMDAVNEILKTNLPIFAIDLNSKLEIEPGLKNIQLCKDILLFKNS, encoded by the coding sequence ATGAAATATCCCGACAATATCGTCGAGTTAGGAGCACTCCTACCCGATTATATGGGATTTATTTTCTGGGAAAAATCGGCTCGCCATTTTGAGGGGACTATTCCTGCCTTGCCTGCATCAATCAAAAAAACAGGTGTTTTTGTGAATGAAACCCTTGCTAATGTTATTGACAAAGTTAACCAACATGATCTGCAAGCGGTTCAGTTACACGGCAAAGAAACTGTTGCCTATTGCACAGAACTTAAAAGCGAGTTAAAAAAACTCAAACCAGCACAGACACAGATTGAAATCATAAAAGTTTTTTCTATCTTAGACGACTTTAATTTTGAGGTCTTAGCCCCCTTTGAATCGGTTTGTGATTACTTCCTTTTTGATACCAAAGGCAAGCTTCCAGGAGGTAACGGAACCACCTTTGACTGGACAGTTCTCAAAGATTATCCATCCTCTAAACCCTTCTTCCTCAGTGGCGGAATCGGATTAGACGAAATGGATGCTGTCAACGAAATATTGAAAACAAATTTGCCTATTTTCGCCATCGACCTAAATAGCAAACTAGAAATAGAACCGGGATTAAAAAACATACAATTGTGTAAAGATATATTGTTGTTTAAAAATTCATAA